One window of the Salvia splendens isolate huo1 chromosome 1, SspV2, whole genome shotgun sequence genome contains the following:
- the LOC121799111 gene encoding probable aquaporin PIP2-5, whose product MTKDVEVGGHDYGAKDYQDPPPAPLIDMEELGKWSLYRAAIAEFIATLLFLYVTVLTVIGYKSQSAADQCGGVGILGIAWAFGGMIFVLVYCTAGISGGHINPAVTFGLLLARKVSLVRAVLYIVAQCLGAICGCGLVKAFQKSYYVQYGGGANQLSDGYSTGTGVAAEIIGTFVLVYTVFSATDPKRNARDSHVPVLAPLPIGFAVFMVHLATIPVTGTGINPARSFGAAVIYGKDEAWDDQWIFWVGPFVGAAIAAIYHQFVLRAGAVKALGSFRSSSYS is encoded by the exons ATGACCAAGGATGTAGAGGTCGGCGGCCACGACTACGGCGCCAAGGACTACCAAGACCCGCCTCCGGCGCCGCTTATCGACATGGAGGAGCTGGGCAAATGGTCACTGTACAGAGCCGCCATCGCCGAATTCATCGCCACCCTCCTCTTCCTCTACGTCACCGTCCTCACCGTCATCGGCTACAAGAGCCAGAGCGCCGCCGACCAGTGCGGCGGCGTGGGCATCCTGGGCATCGCCTGGGCCTTCGGCGGCATGATCTTCGTCCTCGTCTACTGCACCGCTGGCATTTCAGGGGGCCACATCAACCCGGCCGTCACATTCGGGCTGCTCCTGGCCCGGAAGGTGTCGTTGGTTCGGGCCGTGCTCTACATTGTGGCGCAGTGCTTGGGAGCCATCTGCGGCTGTGGCCTCGTCAAGGCTTTCCAGAAGTCCTACTACGTCCAGTACGGCGGCGGCGCCAACCAGCTCAGCGACGGCTACAGCACCGGCACCGGCGTGGCCGCTGAGATCATCGGCACATTCGTTCTCGTCTACACCGTCTTCTCCGCCACTGACCCCAAGAGAAATGCCAGAGACTCCCATGTCCCT GTTTTGGCGCCACTTCCAATTGGATTCGCGGTGTTCATGGTTCACTTGGCCACAATCCCGGTCACTGGCACGGGCATCAACCCTGCCCGGAGCTTCGGAGCGGCGGTGATTTACGGCAAAGACGAGGCATGGGACGACCAGTGGATATTCTGGGTGGGACCGTTTGTGGGGGCAGCCATTGCTGCGATCTACCACCAGTTCGTGTTGAGGGCAGGAGCGGTCAAAGCTTTGGGATCATTCCGAAGCTCTTCCTACAGTTGA